A single genomic interval of Chitinophaga sp. 180180018-3 harbors:
- a CDS encoding LacI family DNA-binding transcriptional regulator, translating into MRKVVSSGQPTIKEIAKRLNISVSTVSRALNDHHSIGLRTKARVKALAAELNYERNQTAIYFQQGKTFTIGILLPELSEAFFASAISGIEDTAYSNNYTVLLGQSHDDEAREKQIIQSMKQHRVDGCIVSIGKNTSNYEHFEMLRQARIPVVFFDRIPDLPNIHAVSCNLESGTVQAVDFLLKQGHRVIGMINGPETMVASKERAAGYIQALRKHRLKYDPKLIVNADLTATGTAAAMEYLLSLKRKVTAIVTFNDYVAMDAVQYALQQKLEINKDITFVSYANTPVSGYTAFPPAASVEQFPYEQGQAATNILLSILNGEQALNDYKRSVMESQLVIHHR; encoded by the coding sequence ATGAGAAAGGTGGTTTCTTCAGGTCAACCAACAATAAAGGAAATTGCAAAAAGGCTGAACATCTCTGTATCCACTGTTTCAAGAGCCCTGAACGACCATCATAGTATCGGGTTAAGGACTAAAGCAAGGGTGAAGGCGCTCGCCGCCGAATTGAACTATGAACGTAACCAGACTGCTATCTACTTTCAACAGGGCAAAACCTTCACTATCGGCATTTTGCTACCCGAACTATCTGAAGCTTTTTTCGCCAGCGCTATCAGTGGTATTGAAGATACCGCCTACAGCAACAATTACACGGTATTACTCGGCCAGTCGCACGATGATGAGGCCCGCGAAAAACAGATCATTCAAAGTATGAAACAACACCGGGTCGACGGCTGCATTGTTTCTATCGGTAAGAATACCAGTAATTACGAACATTTCGAAATGCTACGGCAAGCCCGCATACCGGTCGTTTTCTTCGACCGTATACCGGACCTGCCCAATATACACGCCGTGTCCTGTAACCTGGAATCCGGCACCGTTCAGGCGGTTGACTTCTTATTAAAACAAGGCCACCGGGTAATCGGTATGATCAATGGCCCCGAAACTATGGTGGCCAGCAAAGAACGCGCCGCCGGCTACATACAGGCCCTTCGGAAACATCGCCTTAAATACGATCCTAAGCTCATTGTAAACGCCGACCTTACTGCCACCGGCACCGCAGCGGCCATGGAATACCTGCTGTCGCTGAAAAGAAAAGTTACTGCTATCGTTACTTTCAACGACTACGTAGCAATGGATGCCGTGCAATATGCACTTCAACAAAAACTGGAAATAAATAAAGACATAACTTTTGTATCTTACGCCAATACACCGGTAAGCGGGTATACGGCATTCCCTCCTGCTGCTTCTGTTGAGCAATTTCCTTATGAACAAGGGCAGGCAGCCACCAATATACTGTTATCTATTCTGAATGGAGAGCAGGCGTTGAATGATTACAAACGCTCTGTAATGGAGTCACAACTGGTGATACATCACCGTTAA
- a CDS encoding DPP IV N-terminal domain-containing protein — MKKAFLVLLTGWIVSGWSYSYAQQRQYTMAEATNGLRQQLAPERLKQFDWVPGEDAYTTVVSRDGSWAWVKKTLPAGTEVTLLTLDDLNKQLFQDKALHGLPQLQWISANTAWFGLSNLLFKGTLQNGSMQFSKWCELPADAENITVNQQSGQVAWTEKNNLFVRTAEGAVLAVTNDSDENIVNGKTVHREEFGIDKGIFFSPKGDLLAFYRMDQRMVNDYPIIDWSVVPAKSHNIKYPMAGGKSHEVTLGVYQPLTQKTVFLKTGTPADHYLTCVTWAPDQQSVYIAILNREQNHLWLNQYSAISGELVKTLFEETDPKYVHPTHPLTFLPDHPDQFIWQSERSGYNHLYLYNTKGQQLKQITQGNWEVNELIGFNSAKKEVVFTASKEGPMEKHVYKVSYQGNEKTAATARLDDAAGWHDAKLSSTGGYVLDVYSSGTTPYVARVQSLNGKWEKVVLTSRDPLKDFQRPEVRQLTLKADDGTPLYGKLILPVNFDSTKTYPVIVYLYNGPNVQLIRNTYPFSGNLWYEYMAQHGYVIFTMDGRGSDNRGMAFEQATFHQLGTVEMNDQLQGVAYLKSLPYINQQRMGVHGWSFGGFMTTSLMLRHPGVFKAAVAGGPVIDWSMYEVMYTERYMGTPQSNAEGYNNANLLTKTKSLQGHLMLIHGTNDDVVVWQHSIDFLKACVDNEVQVDYFVYPGHLHNVLGKDRTHLMQKITDYFEANLK, encoded by the coding sequence ATGAAGAAAGCTTTCCTAGTACTGCTGACAGGCTGGATAGTGAGCGGATGGTCTTATTCCTATGCCCAACAACGCCAGTATACGATGGCCGAAGCCACAAATGGGCTCCGGCAACAATTGGCGCCGGAACGATTGAAACAGTTCGACTGGGTACCCGGGGAAGATGCCTATACCACTGTTGTTTCCAGAGACGGGTCATGGGCTTGGGTGAAAAAAACACTTCCGGCCGGAACGGAAGTTACTTTGTTAACCCTGGACGACCTCAATAAACAGTTATTCCAGGACAAAGCATTGCACGGTTTGCCACAACTACAGTGGATTTCAGCCAATACCGCCTGGTTTGGACTGAGTAACCTGTTGTTTAAAGGCACATTGCAGAATGGCAGCATGCAGTTTAGTAAATGGTGCGAACTACCGGCTGATGCGGAGAATATTACCGTTAATCAGCAAAGCGGGCAAGTGGCATGGACAGAAAAGAACAACCTGTTTGTACGTACTGCTGAAGGAGCTGTACTTGCGGTGACGAACGACAGCGACGAAAATATTGTGAACGGTAAAACCGTACATCGGGAAGAGTTTGGGATCGACAAGGGAATATTCTTTTCCCCGAAAGGTGATCTGCTGGCGTTTTACCGGATGGACCAGCGCATGGTGAACGATTACCCGATCATCGACTGGTCTGTAGTACCGGCAAAGAGTCATAATATCAAGTATCCCATGGCTGGCGGCAAATCCCACGAAGTGACCCTGGGTGTATATCAGCCGCTGACACAGAAAACGGTGTTCCTGAAAACCGGCACACCGGCAGATCATTACCTGACCTGTGTAACCTGGGCGCCCGACCAGCAGTCTGTTTATATCGCAATCCTCAACAGGGAACAAAATCATCTGTGGCTGAATCAGTACAGCGCTATTTCAGGAGAATTGGTAAAAACACTGTTTGAAGAAACAGATCCTAAATATGTACATCCTACTCATCCGCTGACATTCCTCCCTGATCATCCCGATCAGTTTATCTGGCAGAGCGAACGTAGCGGATACAATCATCTTTATCTCTACAATACCAAAGGGCAACAATTAAAACAAATAACACAGGGAAACTGGGAGGTGAATGAACTGATTGGTTTCAACAGCGCTAAGAAAGAAGTAGTGTTCACTGCGTCGAAAGAAGGACCGATGGAGAAGCATGTTTATAAAGTGAGCTACCAGGGTAATGAGAAAACGGCTGCAACTGCGCGACTGGATGATGCGGCCGGCTGGCACGACGCTAAATTGAGTAGCACAGGAGGCTATGTGCTGGATGTTTATAGTTCCGGTACAACTCCGTATGTGGCACGTGTACAAAGTCTGAATGGCAAGTGGGAGAAAGTTGTATTAACTTCCAGAGATCCGCTGAAAGATTTTCAGCGTCCGGAGGTAAGACAGTTAACGCTGAAAGCAGATGATGGCACCCCATTGTATGGCAAACTGATATTGCCGGTGAACTTTGATTCTACCAAAACCTATCCGGTAATAGTATATCTCTACAATGGTCCGAATGTGCAGCTGATTCGTAATACCTATCCGTTTAGTGGCAATTTATGGTATGAATATATGGCTCAACACGGATATGTGATCTTTACCATGGATGGCCGCGGCAGCGACAACCGGGGGATGGCATTTGAGCAGGCTACCTTTCATCAGCTGGGTACTGTAGAGATGAACGATCAGTTGCAGGGAGTTGCTTATCTGAAATCTCTCCCGTATATCAACCAACAAAGAATGGGTGTACATGGCTGGAGCTTCGGTGGCTTTATGACCACATCGCTGATGCTGCGGCATCCGGGTGTATTTAAGGCCGCAGTGGCTGGTGGGCCGGTTATCGACTGGAGTATGTATGAAGTGATGTATACAGAAAGATATATGGGCACGCCTCAGTCGAATGCTGAAGGATATAATAATGCCAACCTGCTCACCAAAACGAAAAGTCTGCAAGGGCACCTGATGCTGATCCACGGTACAAATGATGATGTAGTGGTATGGCAGCATTCCATTGATTTCCTGAAAGCCTGTGTGGATAACGAAGTACAAGTAGATTACTTTGTATATCCCGGACATTTGCATAATGTTCTCGGCAAAGACAGGACTCACCTGATGCAGAAAATAACGGACTATTTCGAGGCAAATCTGAAGTAG
- a CDS encoding OmpA family protein — protein sequence MKIAQLALPVALVTIFASCSAPRKLRESQARNAQLDSLYRATYGKLRSCEEDAARAAASYKEKVTNLQDQQQQLKSNNSQMLEHLKELSVISSSQAESIKKSLDNIGAKDAYIKDLQSAIARKDSLNMQLVMNLKGAIGNLDDKDINIKVDKGVVYIDISDKLLFKSGSYEINERAKEVLGKVAKVLMNQPDIEFMVEGHTDNVPYRPNVLLDNWDLSVKRATSVVRILQNQYGIPPARMTAAGRSEYVPVASNDTAEGKAANRRTRIVILPQLDQFFKLLEKPAN from the coding sequence ATGAAAATTGCACAATTAGCCTTGCCGGTAGCTTTAGTGACCATTTTTGCGTCTTGTTCCGCGCCTCGCAAACTGCGTGAATCACAGGCCAGAAATGCACAGCTGGATAGCTTATACCGGGCTACCTATGGTAAGTTGAGATCCTGTGAAGAAGATGCTGCGCGGGCAGCTGCATCCTACAAGGAGAAGGTGACGAATTTACAGGATCAACAGCAACAGTTGAAGTCTAATAACAGTCAGATGCTGGAACATCTGAAGGAATTATCAGTCATCTCCAGCAGTCAGGCAGAGAGCATTAAGAAATCATTGGATAATATTGGTGCCAAGGATGCCTATATCAAAGATCTGCAATCAGCGATCGCGCGTAAGGATTCGCTCAATATGCAGCTGGTGATGAATCTTAAGGGGGCCATCGGCAACCTGGATGACAAGGATATTAATATCAAGGTGGATAAAGGAGTGGTGTATATTGATATTTCTGACAAGCTGCTTTTCAAAAGCGGAAGCTATGAAATTAACGAACGTGCAAAAGAAGTACTTGGTAAAGTTGCCAAGGTGTTGATGAACCAGCCGGATATTGAATTCATGGTAGAGGGGCATACAGACAATGTACCTTACAGGCCTAATGTATTACTGGATAACTGGGATCTGAGTGTGAAGCGTGCGACATCTGTAGTACGTATTCTTCAAAATCAGTATGGTATTCCGCCTGCCCGCATGACAGCCGCTGGCCGCAGTGAGTACGTGCCAGTTGCATCCAACGATACAGCGGAAGGAAAGGCTGCCAACCGCAGAACCAGGATTGTGATCCTGCCGCAGTTGGATCAGTTCTTTAAATTACTGGAGAAACCAGCGAATTAA
- a CDS encoding glycosyltransferase — MTNSKQKILILGTAYPFRGGLAAYNERLAEELQQTNDVEIWTFTVQYPKFLFPGKSQYSTDPAPAHLRIRRLINSVNPLNWWIVGRKIHRFDPDIIITKYWLPVMGPALGSLLRLGKRKKTRTIAILDNVVPHEKRPGDVAFTKYFLKPVDAFIAMSQSVLNDLREFEPTKKASLIPHPIYDNYGALISKAAAREALKLQQGKRYILFFGFIRQYKGLDLLLKAMADERMKKLDVHAIVAGEFYEDATPYQELLRELNLGDRVLMHTDFIPNEAVKNYFCAADLVVQPYKSATQSGISQIAYHFEKPMVVTNVGGLVEMVPDGVVGFQAEPDPSSIAAAIEKYYTENREADMITALRREKQQYSWARLANEVLSLANK, encoded by the coding sequence ATGACCAATAGCAAGCAAAAAATACTTATACTGGGCACAGCCTACCCTTTCCGGGGTGGGCTTGCTGCTTATAATGAGCGACTGGCAGAAGAATTACAGCAGACGAATGATGTAGAGATATGGACGTTCACCGTTCAATACCCGAAATTCCTCTTCCCTGGTAAAAGTCAGTATTCTACCGATCCTGCGCCGGCGCACCTGCGTATACGCCGTCTGATCAATTCCGTGAATCCACTGAACTGGTGGATAGTAGGCAGAAAGATCCACAGGTTTGATCCGGATATTATTATTACGAAGTACTGGCTACCAGTGATGGGGCCAGCACTGGGATCTTTACTCCGCCTGGGAAAGCGAAAGAAAACCCGGACGATCGCTATCCTCGACAACGTGGTGCCGCACGAAAAAAGGCCAGGGGATGTAGCTTTCACAAAGTATTTCCTCAAGCCGGTAGATGCCTTCATTGCTATGAGCCAATCGGTGCTCAATGATCTGCGGGAGTTTGAGCCCACCAAAAAAGCCTCGCTGATTCCTCATCCGATCTACGATAACTATGGTGCACTGATCAGTAAGGCAGCAGCCCGGGAGGCATTGAAGTTACAACAGGGCAAACGTTATATCCTCTTCTTTGGCTTCATCCGGCAATATAAAGGGCTGGACCTGCTGCTGAAGGCTATGGCGGATGAACGAATGAAAAAACTGGATGTACACGCCATTGTAGCAGGAGAGTTTTATGAAGATGCTACCCCCTACCAGGAATTGCTCCGGGAATTGAACCTGGGCGACAGGGTACTCATGCATACCGATTTCATTCCGAATGAAGCAGTAAAAAATTATTTCTGTGCTGCCGACCTGGTAGTACAGCCGTATAAAAGCGCCACCCAAAGCGGTATTTCGCAGATTGCTTACCACTTTGAAAAACCTATGGTGGTAACCAATGTAGGTGGACTGGTGGAAATGGTACCCGATGGCGTAGTAGGATTTCAAGCCGAGCCTGATCCATCTTCCATTGCTGCCGCCATCGAAAAATATTATACGGAAAACCGTGAAGCAGATATGATCACCGCATTGCGCAGGGAAAAACAACAGTACTCATGGGCACGACTCGCCAATGAAGTATTATCTCTCGCCAACAAATAA
- a CDS encoding DUF4199 domain-containing protein: MEKTANPGIKWGILGGIVLVLLNVITYIAGPAILFAWWNGLLQMAVFIVFAIFAGLELRKRHGGLASFKDVLKPVFVTFIIGCAIINIYQFVLYKFIDPQLTDAMKQYILESTEKALRMFKAPQEEIDKQLDELSKTNFNVSLAKSFMDFLKGIIFYFVIAAIISLIIRKKPAEKTVL, translated from the coding sequence ATGGAAAAGACTGCTAATCCAGGCATTAAATGGGGTATATTGGGTGGGATCGTATTGGTCCTGTTGAATGTGATCACTTATATTGCCGGGCCGGCTATACTGTTTGCCTGGTGGAATGGTCTGCTGCAGATGGCCGTTTTTATTGTGTTTGCTATATTTGCCGGGCTCGAATTAAGAAAACGACATGGTGGTTTGGCAAGTTTTAAGGACGTACTAAAGCCTGTATTTGTCACCTTTATCATTGGCTGTGCCATTATCAACATCTATCAGTTTGTCTTATATAAATTCATTGATCCGCAATTGACGGATGCAATGAAACAATATATACTGGAAAGTACTGAAAAGGCGTTACGTATGTTTAAAGCGCCTCAGGAAGAAATTGACAAACAACTGGATGAACTGAGCAAAACAAATTTCAACGTAAGTTTGGCCAAATCATTCATGGATTTCCTGAAAGGCATCATATTTTATTTTGTGATAGCCGCTATTATTTCACTGATCATACGTAAAAAACCGGCTGAGAAAACGGTTTTATAA
- a CDS encoding dihydroorotase: protein MHILLKNVKIIAPSSPLHGQQKDISIQNGIIHQVADHLEDAHATVISGSNLHVSAGWMDVFAHFCDPGQEHKEDLQSGIRAASAGGFTTVMVIPNTQPALHTKPQIEYVLSKSRHAAATVLPIGAATKNLEGTGLAEMYEMQQAGAVAFSDGIRPIQSPGLMLKALQYIKAFDGTLIQLPDDQSVSAHGLMHEGIYSTRLGMPGKPALAEELIIQRDLELARYTDSRIHFTGISTRKSVALIAAAKAAGIKVTCSVTPYHLSLTDAKLINYDTHLKVNPPLRSEDDVKALQEAVLHGTVDCIATHHLPQDWDAKQLEFEYAKNGMIGLESAFGVLRQYLPQLPLEQLINMLTTQPRKIFGLAQPALQEGAAANLTVFDPDAGWQFTEAHIASRSKNSAYIGEQLKGKVYATVNGPVFHINK from the coding sequence ATGCACATATTACTCAAGAACGTTAAGATCATCGCTCCTTCCTCCCCTTTGCACGGGCAGCAAAAAGATATTTCTATTCAGAACGGCATTATTCACCAGGTGGCTGATCATTTGGAAGATGCCCACGCTACGGTCATTTCAGGCAGCAATCTGCATGTATCTGCCGGCTGGATGGATGTTTTCGCTCATTTTTGTGATCCGGGCCAGGAACACAAAGAAGACCTGCAAAGTGGAATCAGGGCTGCATCCGCAGGCGGATTTACTACTGTAATGGTCATTCCCAATACACAACCCGCCCTGCACACCAAACCGCAGATCGAATACGTTCTGAGCAAATCGCGCCATGCCGCGGCTACGGTGCTGCCTATTGGTGCCGCTACCAAAAACCTGGAAGGAACCGGTCTGGCGGAAATGTATGAAATGCAGCAGGCGGGCGCCGTGGCGTTCTCTGATGGTATCAGACCGATTCAATCGCCCGGACTTATGCTCAAAGCCCTGCAATACATCAAGGCTTTCGATGGCACATTGATACAATTACCTGATGATCAGAGTGTTTCTGCACACGGGCTCATGCACGAGGGCATCTATTCCACCCGGTTGGGGATGCCCGGCAAACCAGCACTGGCAGAGGAACTCATCATTCAGCGCGACCTGGAACTGGCGCGGTACACCGATTCCCGCATACATTTTACCGGCATCAGTACCCGTAAGTCAGTAGCACTCATCGCTGCAGCAAAAGCTGCCGGCATTAAAGTGACCTGCTCTGTAACCCCCTATCACCTGTCGCTCACCGATGCAAAACTCATTAACTACGATACCCACCTGAAAGTAAATCCTCCGCTGCGCAGCGAAGACGATGTAAAAGCTTTGCAGGAAGCAGTGCTCCACGGTACCGTTGACTGTATTGCCACTCATCACCTGCCTCAGGACTGGGATGCCAAACAGCTGGAGTTCGAATATGCCAAAAATGGCATGATCGGGCTGGAAAGCGCTTTCGGCGTATTAAGACAATACCTGCCCCAGCTGCCGCTGGAACAGCTGATTAATATGCTGACCACCCAGCCACGTAAGATTTTTGGTCTGGCGCAACCAGCGCTGCAGGAAGGAGCCGCCGCCAATCTCACGGTATTTGACCCGGATGCCGGCTGGCAGTTCACGGAAGCCCATATCGCCTCCAGGTCCAAAAATTCAGCGTATATTGGCGAGCAGCTGAAAGGAAAGGTGTATGCCACTGTGAATGGACCCGTTTTTCACATTAATAAATAA
- a CDS encoding glycosyltransferase family 2 protein, translating into MNISVIVPLKNEEESLPELAAWIERVMDEHQFTYEVWMVDDGSTDDSWSVIQQLAARNPNIKGIKFQRNYGKSAALNEGFNAAQGDVVITMDADLQDSPDEIPELYRMIMEDGYDLVSGWKKKRYDNTFTKNLPSKLYNFTTTRMSGVKLHDMNCGLKSYRKKVVKSIEVYGEMHRYIPVIAKWNGFRKIGEKVVEHRARKYGVTKFGLERFINGFLDLATIMFIGKFGKRPMHLFGALGSLSFFVGFVIAAYLALAKIFFDKVNMTDRPLFYLGLLCMIIGSQLFLTGFVGELVTRNATERNTYLVEERMDHSNGISNYELKITDKYTG; encoded by the coding sequence ATGAACATATCCGTAATCGTTCCTTTAAAAAACGAAGAAGAATCTCTGCCGGAACTTGCCGCGTGGATAGAGCGCGTCATGGACGAACATCAGTTCACCTACGAAGTATGGATGGTGGATGATGGCAGTACCGACGACTCCTGGAGTGTTATTCAACAACTGGCCGCGCGGAATCCGAATATCAAGGGTATCAAGTTCCAACGTAACTACGGTAAATCTGCCGCACTGAACGAAGGTTTTAATGCTGCCCAGGGAGATGTGGTCATCACAATGGATGCAGACCTGCAGGATAGTCCGGATGAAATTCCGGAACTGTACCGCATGATCATGGAAGATGGTTATGACCTGGTGAGTGGCTGGAAAAAGAAACGTTACGACAATACCTTCACGAAAAACCTGCCTTCCAAATTATACAACTTCACTACCACCCGCATGAGTGGCGTAAAGCTGCATGATATGAACTGCGGGCTGAAATCGTATCGTAAAAAAGTAGTGAAATCGATAGAGGTATACGGTGAAATGCACCGCTATATTCCCGTTATCGCCAAATGGAATGGTTTCCGTAAAATAGGTGAGAAAGTGGTAGAACACCGTGCGCGCAAATATGGTGTTACCAAATTCGGATTGGAGCGTTTCATCAATGGCTTCCTGGATCTGGCCACTATCATGTTTATCGGCAAATTCGGTAAACGCCCCATGCACCTGTTTGGCGCGCTGGGCTCACTCTCCTTTTTTGTGGGGTTTGTGATTGCGGCATATCTCGCACTGGCGAAAATATTCTTTGATAAAGTAAATATGACAGACAGGCCATTGTTTTACCTGGGTCTGCTTTGTATGATCATCGGTTCCCAGCTGTTCCTGACCGGCTTTGTGGGCGAACTTGTTACCCGCAATGCCACAGAACGGAATACCTACCTCGTAGAGGAACGTATGGACCACAGTAACGGCATAAGCAATTATGAATTAAAAATTACGGATAAATACACCGGCTGA
- a CDS encoding outer membrane beta-barrel protein, protein MGRTILTLMLILAVGLPLQLLAQKEIRGHVYDKETRKPLVGATILLYGEQSVLKDRGVSDDAGNFVLNNFKPGNYHLVISFMGYTAGHAAVIVEEKGRQETTIPLQNTGLLRNPITLNSINVKIPRPVFNIRKDTVEFVAGDFQTMPNASLKNLLQKLPGLTIDMDGNYFFQGKPVNELYIDGRAVFQTAPNSSGDPKKIAEILQAGIVDKVQLADKKGLDGMIEGSKNEKVINITIKQSMKKGINGSAAAGLGTDNRYTAAINANMFRTDKQVITSGIIDNISSPRAPSSVDENAARTETNHGPTTIGSFMGNASFDISKKVKVNTNFTHLYNAMDQDMQKQRNNILPDSNFEYNSSSSSRRVMTYNSIYSSITIQPNDKDLISVDLRGTFSPSSYQSKSSFLSLGGLHNDTINLGNSYTSNEKKDNRFNVTTTYTRRLNHQRGTLISNFTFEHGNVKEEQYNMSQNRIFNAGYTDSINQLINLHFREYKFNGQISYQRPVNDHLTLNGSAKFSNNSVKNNQEALNFDNVKKGYDIVQPSLTFGSHNKTNEGNVSTGVFFNTPKLQAQLNLSYNIIRSSIDVYSAAQIYRQNIDYLSPTIHLSYKIDNYKTLSTHITRETRLPPLIQLLPVSSTANPLYIELGNPGLRPVVSTSMNITYASFSLTGLAFSAMTILELPDNSWGRSVYSDSTGKQISQPVNTKGYFTVNQNMVLGKRFAQAGLTVNYTLAALYNQSNSYINYFRNHIRSINIHQVLSGSWTYKKLLELKADMGLQYYTNSYSIQNNNWVATAVYFSTFSSSVYLPLDLNIGASVTYNSNSSAHQQYTIVNSWLSKSVLPAKSLLLKLYAYDLFRQNRTYVVAQAPTYIEQTSGIVLSRYFMLSATWFFGGKK, encoded by the coding sequence ATGGGAAGAACCATTCTTACACTGATGTTAATCCTGGCAGTTGGTCTTCCACTGCAACTTCTGGCCCAAAAAGAAATCAGGGGACACGTCTATGATAAAGAAACCAGGAAACCATTGGTAGGAGCTACCATATTGTTATATGGTGAACAGTCGGTGTTAAAGGACCGGGGAGTATCTGACGATGCCGGTAATTTTGTCCTCAATAATTTCAAGCCAGGCAATTATCATCTTGTTATCAGCTTCATGGGATATACTGCGGGTCATGCTGCTGTTATTGTTGAAGAAAAAGGAAGACAGGAAACTACTATTCCACTCCAAAATACAGGCCTGCTCCGCAATCCTATCACATTAAACAGCATTAATGTAAAGATTCCCCGGCCTGTATTCAATATCCGCAAAGATACTGTTGAATTTGTTGCCGGTGATTTCCAGACAATGCCCAATGCATCCCTTAAAAACCTGCTCCAGAAGCTTCCCGGGCTTACCATCGACATGGATGGGAATTATTTCTTTCAGGGGAAACCGGTTAATGAATTATATATTGATGGCCGGGCTGTGTTTCAAACTGCTCCTAACTCTTCCGGCGATCCTAAAAAAATAGCAGAAATCCTCCAGGCAGGTATTGTAGATAAGGTCCAGCTGGCCGATAAAAAAGGCCTGGATGGCATGATAGAAGGCAGTAAGAATGAAAAGGTCATCAATATCACCATCAAACAAAGTATGAAAAAAGGCATCAATGGCAGCGCCGCCGCAGGACTGGGAACAGATAACCGCTATACAGCCGCCATCAATGCCAATATGTTCAGAACAGATAAACAGGTGATCACCTCCGGTATCATTGATAACATCAGCTCCCCCCGCGCACCTTCTTCTGTTGATGAAAACGCCGCAAGAACTGAAACAAATCACGGCCCTACTACCATCGGCAGTTTTATGGGCAATGCCTCATTTGATATCAGCAAAAAGGTAAAAGTAAATACCAACTTTACACACCTGTATAACGCCATGGACCAGGACATGCAGAAACAGCGCAACAACATTCTCCCCGACAGCAACTTTGAATACAATAGCAGCAGTAGTTCCAGAAGGGTCATGACTTATAACAGTATTTATTCCAGTATCACGATACAGCCAAACGATAAAGATCTGATTTCAGTTGACCTGCGGGGAACATTCTCACCGAGTAGCTACCAGAGTAAGTCTTCTTTTCTTTCTCTCGGAGGGTTACACAACGATACTATTAATCTTGGTAACAGTTACACCAGCAACGAAAAAAAAGATAACAGGTTTAATGTAACCACCACCTATACCAGGCGGTTGAATCACCAGCGCGGCACGCTGATCAGCAACTTTACATTTGAACACGGTAATGTAAAAGAGGAACAATATAACATGTCTCAGAACAGAATATTTAATGCAGGATATACCGACTCCATCAACCAGCTGATCAACCTCCATTTCAGGGAATACAAGTTTAATGGACAGATTAGTTATCAGCGCCCTGTCAATGATCATCTCACCCTGAACGGTAGTGCCAAATTCTCAAACAACAGCGTTAAAAACAATCAGGAGGCCCTTAACTTTGATAACGTAAAAAAAGGATATGATATCGTTCAGCCTTCACTTACCTTCGGTTCACACAACAAGACCAATGAAGGCAACGTCAGCACCGGCGTATTTTTTAATACCCCCAAATTGCAGGCACAACTCAATCTTTCTTATAACATAATCAGGTCCTCTATTGATGTATATTCTGCTGCCCAAATTTACCGGCAAAACATTGACTATTTATCGCCCACCATTCACCTCTCTTACAAAATCGATAACTACAAAACACTCAGTACCCACATCACACGGGAAACACGTCTGCCTCCTCTTATCCAGTTGCTGCCCGTTTCTTCGACAGCGAATCCACTTTACATAGAACTTGGTAATCCGGGGCTACGCCCTGTTGTCTCTACCAGCATGAATATTACCTATGCTTCCTTCAGTCTGACGGGTCTTGCATTCTCCGCCATGACAATACTCGAATTGCCCGACAATTCCTGGGGACGATCTGTCTATTCTGATTCTACCGGGAAACAAATCAGTCAGCCTGTGAATACAAAAGGCTATTTCACAGTCAATCAGAATATGGTACTCGGAAAACGCTTTGCCCAGGCAGGCTTAACAGTAAATTACACGTTGGCCGCGCTATACAACCAGAGTAATTCTTACATCAATTACTTCCGCAATCATATCCGCAGCATCAATATTCACCAGGTGTTGAGTGGCTCCTGGACATACAAAAAATTGCTGGAACTAAAAGCCGATATGGGCTTACAATATTATACCAACAGCTATTCGATCCAAAACAATAATTGGGTTGCTACAGCGGTCTATTTTAGTACATTCAGCTCCAGCGTTTATCTCCCACTTGACCTTAATATAGGCGCCTCCGTCACCTATAACAGCAACTCCAGCGCCCATCAGCAATATACTATAGTAAACAGCTGGCTTTCTAAATCAGTTCTCCCGGCTAAAAGCCTGTTGTTAAAACTATATGCCTATGATCTTTTCCGGCAAAACCGAACATATGTGGTCGCCCAGGCTCCTACTTATATTGAGCAAACCAGTGGCATTGTACTTAGCCGGTATTTCATGTTGAGTGCAACCTGGTTTTTCGGAGGAAAAAAATAG